The following coding sequences are from one Ornithodoros turicata isolate Travis chromosome 1, ASM3712646v1, whole genome shotgun sequence window:
- the LOC135378681 gene encoding uncharacterized protein LOC135378681, producing MQAFVGSLVFCASVCNVFLAAKLIYLLQVLQCSRKIIHRCHRIFATTIWCSTFERMRRQNLFKKVKDGGLGLQHLYIKQLVMRLFFYRQSSHPILETIKRALAYNYIPDIYVGFHEESLRLSGFYKEVVESLNFLKARFSLEYLFSVAKKTLVAHLLDVLFPVPIYRQIPSGWHGTDVLCRVRKMPVKPNMKPFFFKLHTSTLPVKAWLQQKGFYVPWSVNCRFCNTPETVDHLFLDCTEALFFWDDLQLKVLKRRLSLNHHTLRFLPLRPGENVRYDIVLLVAMYCLWKLRMADRNEEPLCPPMKYFKAELLQVKLACTQLLEVPEWLDTVCERLNVL from the coding sequence ATGCAGGCATtcgtcggctcgttggtctTCTGTGCTTCTGTGTGCAATGTTTTTCTGGCCGCTAAGCTGATTTACCTCTTGCAAGTCCTGCAATGCTCCCGTAAAATTATACATCGTTGTCATCGTATATTTGCCACCACAATATGGTGTTCAACGTTCGAAAGGATGCGAAGACAAAACCTGTTCAAGAAAGTCAAGGACGGCGGACTAGGCTTACAGCATCTCTACATCAAGCAACTCGTCATGAGACTGTTTTTTTATaggcagagttcacacccgATTCTGGAAACCATCAAGCGGGCCCTTGCGTACAACTACATTCCCGATATATATGTTGGGTTTCACGAAGAAAGTCTACGCTTAAGCGGTTTCTACAAAGAGGTTGTCGAGAGCCTAAACTTCTTGAAGGCTAGATTCAGCTTAGAGTACCTCTTTTCtgtcgccaagaaaacgttggtAGCTCATCTTCTCGATGTACTCTTTCCTGTGCCCATCTACCGTCAAATCCCCTCCGGATGGCACGGCACGGATGTATTGTGCAGGGTCAGGAAGATGCCGGTCAAGCCCAACATGAAgccatttttctttaaattacaCACGTCCACACTGCCCGTGAAAGCTTGGCTTCAACAGAAGGGATTCTATGTTCCGTGGTCCGTGAATTGCAGATTTTGCAATACGCCCGAGACTGTCGATCACCTTTTTCTGGACTGCACAGAAGCTTTATTCTTTTGGGATGACTTACAGTTAAAAGTCCTTAAGCGCCGTCTTTCGCTTAATCATCACACTCTCCGCTTCCTCCCATTACGCCCCGGTGAAAATGTGAGATACGATATCGTTCTTCTTGTTGCCATGTACTGTTTGTGGAAGCTTCGTATGGCCGATAGGAACGAAGAGCCCTTGTGTCCTCCTATGAAATATTTCAAAGCCGAACTACTGCAGGtaaagttagcttgtactcagctcttagaagtgcctgagtggttagatacagtctgcgaaaggctgaatgttttgtag
- the LOC135378674 gene encoding uncharacterized protein LOC135378674 encodes MSSDGVTTTARLSRENGVNTKTTERQEYRIFLPSLPAGKVGKNTVVLHGDITGRPYCKEDFKPPLKELIKGTEIAAFGVYQLNHIWLLTTHHEETKQKLLNAKECIVKGKRCLIIDCCQQEIVAKLHWLPYHVPDDSVRKAFEVFGQEIIVSREKWTDDYFHDVESTTRVLKMKLKEGVTVDIIPHQMRLCGKSVLVSIPGRLPLCLRCRELGHVRRQCRAPRCSKCRRYGHDDESCVRSYASVTKEVREEADENLMDEADMEEIQQDKQEADKEGDAVTGATSSKVDDDGELLEAQVTTHEEDLRDVHSTSFSEQSCEGEHIEVDSEKNEEIRSDQALQEETVEDWKSTLTPVESWASRKRTGGKFKKHVKPNIPYDPRDRGKAQIQQNNNDG; translated from the coding sequence ATGAGCTCCGATGGAGTGACAACAACGGCTAGGCTTAGCCGGGAAAACGGTGTGAATACGAAGACAACGGAACGCCAGGAGTACAGAATTTTTCTGCCGAGTTTGCCTGCTGGAAAAGTTGGAAAAAATACTGTTGTGCTGCATGGTGACATCACCGGACGACCCTACTGCAAGGAAGACTTCAAACCTCCGCTGAAAGAACTGATCAAAGGTACGGAAATCGCGGCGTTTGGTGTTTATCAGTTGAACCATATCTGGCTTTTAACGACGCACCACGAGGAAACAAAACAGAAGCTACTTAATGCAAAAGAATGCATTGTGAAGGGAAAGCGCTGCTTGATTATCGACTGTTGTCAACAGGAAATCGTAGCGAAGCTGCACTGGTTGCCTTATCATGTACCCGATGACAGTGTAAGGAAGGCGTTTGAGGTGTTCGGACAGGAAATAATTGTTAGTCGAGAAAAATGGACTGACGACTACTTTCATGACGTTGAATCGACAACAAGGGTACTTAAAATGAAACTCAAAGAAGGCGTGACGGTGGACATCATCCCTCACCAGATGAGGTTGTGTGGGAAATCGGTTCTTGTGTCAATACCTGGAAGACTCCCCCTATGCCTGCGGTGCAGGGAGCTGGGTCATGTCAGGAGACAATGCAGGGCTCCGAGATGTAGTAAATGTCGACGATATGGACATGATGATGAAAGCTGTGTACGCTCCTATGCGTCTGTAACGAAGGAGGTGCGTGAAGAAGCTGATGAGAACCTCATGGACGAGGCCGATATGGAAGAAATTCAACAAGACAAACAAGAGGCGGATAAAGAGGGTGATGCAGTAACCGGTGCGACGAGCAGTAAAGTCGACGATGACGGAGAGCTCCTTGAAGCGCAAGTAACAACGCATGAAGAAGATCTTCGGGACGTTCATTCTACTAGCTTCAGCGAACAGAGTTGTGAGGGAGAACATATCGAGGTGGACAgtgaaaaaaatgaagaaataagAAGTGATCAGGCATTACAAGAGGAAACCGTAGAAGATTGGAAGAGCACCTTAACTCCAGTGGAGTCATGGGCCTCACGGAAGAGGACAGGTGGGAAGTTCAAAAAACATGTGAAACCAAATATACCATACGACCCAAGGGATCGTGGGAAAGCTCAGATACAGCAAAACAACAATGACGGATAA